From the Candoia aspera isolate rCanAsp1 chromosome 3, rCanAsp1.hap2, whole genome shotgun sequence genome, the window AGTAATTCACAACACTGTAGATAATCATACTCCAAACTTAGAGCAGTTAACTTACATCCTATTCAGAAGGCACATGGCTATTCAAAAATGCATTACATCAGAAAGACACTGGGGCAACATGAACGTAATCTGACTGACAAGTACTAAAGTCAGCACTTGTAAAAAATGCTGAAGAAATTAAtaccaggtagtcctcgcttaacagtcattcatttagcaatggtttggacttatgatggtacTAAAACCCACCTTGCAACTGGTCCTTGCCCTTACAACTGTCGCAGagcccccacggtcacatgattgcaatttgggcacttggcaaccggttcgcatttacgaccatcactgTGTCCCctggtcaccattttcaaccttcctaggttgcttctggcaagcaaaatcaatggagaaccacatgatttgaCCAAgcggttcacttaacaactgctgcaaaaatggtcataaaatcagatcagattcgcttaacaaccacatcctGAAATTCCGTTCCCAATTGTTGTTatacaaggactatctgtactgtctATGAGGGCCTGTTCATTAGAATTCATGAAAACCAATGATTCTTAGAACAGAAAGTTACTTCAGGTTTATAACAGAGGGCATTTTAGAATGGGTAAGCTATATTGCCTAATTTGGGAACAGTGTCACATGTTGGTTTTTCATCACCCTTGCATGATTGATCATCAAATACTGATCCATTTAAGTACAGCAAAAAATGTTGAGAGCAGGCACACATATAAGAGAACAAACAAgtatcttttacttttttccaaaTGGTACCCCTAAGTATCCCCTACATTGTAAAAGCTTCTTAGTCAAACATTGTATCAATTTTAAAGGTTGCCATTAGCATTAGTTTAGGGTTTCTCAGACAAAGGTGGGGAAACAGTACACAGCAGGATAATCAGCAGTGTAAAGATATTAAGTAGTGTTACAAAACCTTCTATTTCAACCTAAAAATGAACTTAGCTTAAAGGCTGTTAAACAAGATTGCCTTATTTGAGAATGGCCAGTGAATGTATCAAAATATTCTGGGTTATACAAATCTCTCTAATAGTATATACAGCATTGTTTATGGCACATAATCTAGACTCTGGGTTAGTCTACCCCTAGCACTGAGGTAGAGAGACTACTACAAGTTTATTCTAACAACGAAAAAGGTATTACTTAGTGCCTTAGCTTATTATATTCACCAATGTAACCTTGCTGTCACATTTTGGCACTCTGAGCACAGGAGGCAGTACAGATCTAGGATCTACTACTACGGTTACTTTTCCAATTTATTCTATTGCAGGATTATTTTGTACGGCACACATAGCACTTGCAGCTTTTCCACTTATCACACTCAGCCAGACCATAGGCAATAGCACCAACGAATACAGGTCTCTTCAAGCCCAGGAGGATAATGCCCAGCAGCTGGAGCTTCAGCAAGAACACAAGCCAGTGCAAACAGCTGGCCTGAAAGAGTTCCCATGTAAAGAGAGTAAGGAATATACATTCTCCTGCCTGGAGTAGCAGAGGGGACAAGCAGGAGTCTAGGACATAAACGCTGTATTGAACTTTGAGTGAAGTTATTCTATAGACACagaaaaatggtaaaactttaaTTTGCAATTCCTGTGTACTTGAGCAGAAGTAATCTGAGCCTGGCACCATACACTGTGGATGAGCCAGAATATAGCCATCCCTCTACTATAATGCTTTATAGGACTTTGATCTCAGTTTTTCAGCTCCTCTTATCTAGTAAACCAACCTCAACTAAGACACCAAATCACTGCAAGAACAGCAGTAGTCACTGGAACTGAAAATCGATAATTAACATAGCTAATTATAGTAAAGTTGTTCTGTTTCTCACTCAGGCCCAAAGAGCAATGGTCAAGGCCTTCAAATCAAGAACAAGAATGACTAATCTCTTTCTATCCATTTATTTCTGTGAATACAAGTGGAAAACTCAGCTATGAGGGAGACACCTCCTCCTGATGAATCCTCCCCAATACTTAGATTACAGGGAGCCTCTGTTCCTTGGAGCAGAtccaacaatgttttaaaaaggcacaCAGAGCAATGACATGCAAGCTGGACAACATGTTCCTATTTCTTCTCCTTGGGCCTCAGTGCAATAAGAACTTGTGGTCATCAAACCGTATGGAGAGTGAAGCCCAGAGTTATTGCTAAGGTCCTGGGATCAAAGCAACCAAAGTTGTGAAGTAATGCCAAGGGAGGAATACAGCCAAGGCAATAAGAAAAAAACCTTGCCTAGTAGTACTAGTAGTACCCCATTTGCATACAGAGCAGGAAAAGTTATCTCCAGGAGGAGTTATATCCCACTCCCAGCAAGAAGGGACCACTTACATTTGAGTAGGAATGGCAGGATACCAATGGTaaataaagagaataaataaCAACACAAATTTAGGGAGAGCAAAGTAACAAAAATTCCCATCTAGATCACATTAAGTACATAGAATTAAGTGGATAAATGTGTCCCATCAGTCAGGGTTCTGCTTTGGTCCAGCTCTGAGGGGAGCCCAGCCCAGGGCAGACACAGGCACTTTGGAGACCTTGGGCTGGATTCAGCACCAACAGCCCAGGCAGCCTGTCTCCCCTGGGGCAGGGTGAAAGCCAGGCAATGAGGGAAACAGGGCAGTTGGGAAGGTGGTTTGGAACTGCAGGGTAACAGTCTGTAGGCACTTGATCTGGCTAAGAAGCCCAGATACGGGACTAGTTGGTCTGAGTCACCTTGATCCCACCCCCTAGTTGGCTTTGACTTTGCCATTAGCAATAGCACCATTCTCATGGAAGCCATTTTGCTGAGGTTGTGTCATGGCCTTGGGCAGACGCTTGCCTTTGGTGTACGACTGGTACCAGAAGTTGGAGAAGAGAATGAAGAAGATAACGCCGTAAATCCAGATGAGGTGGATGAAGATTGGGAACTGGTAATTACAGGTAGGCATGAAGTAGTACTGGGAGATATGGATGGAGACGAACACAAACTGCAGCTAGGAAAAGAATCAAGGCAAAGGTTATATGAGTAAAGGTTACAGTTGTAACTCCTTCCACCCACAGGCAAAGATGAGTAGTCttagaagaaaagggaaagttCAACACAGCTACAAATATCAAATTAGGTTATAAAGTTCCTGTCATTAGCTAGTTAAAAGACTCAGAATCAGACCAGTGACCAAGCTGGTTTGTAGAACTGAATCAAAGTTGGAGATACTGGCATAATTTGCCTGTTCCTTTCCCTTTGTTACTTACCAGCTGAATAGCAGTGATGTGCTTCTTCCACCACAGGTACTTTTGGAAAGCAGGCCCTGCAGCTGAGAGCGCATAATAAAAGTACATCACAACATGTACCATACAGTTCACCATGGCATGGAAGGAGCCCATTCCTCCTGTAGAACAACACAGGAAAAAGAGAATGCAAACAATAAGGATGAGTGACATAACTAGACCTTAACAGTTTATATAAATATTGGAAAAACAGAGAATTCATTTGGGGCACCTGGGATCATGATCAAAATGGTATAAGAGGGAAAAAATTGTTAGTAATTTTTATTCAGTCCATACTTACTCAAAAACTTTTGCCTGTTATTAGTGTTAACTATTAGTGTAACATAGCTTAGGACATTCTGAGAAGGTAAATCTAAGTATCCACCAAATACATTCACAACATCTAAAACAGAGTCAACAGAGCATACAAATACTGAAAATTAAAACTGTTGGTTGAATTTGCTGGACTGACCCATGGAGACCTTGCTTATAGATCTGCCAGTGAGGCAGCTAGCAAAAACAGAATATATGTCCTTTTCCATGGTGGTTGCTCATTTGTGGAATTCTCTTTCCTGAGatcactcttttttttcttttttggcaaatCCCAGAGACAATGTTCAATCTGCTTTAGTGAGAAAAGTTGAGttggttatttttttattcttcttgttttaattattaaatgtattttgtaATATCACTAACCATAAGGTATTTTCTACTTACTTGTTTTAGATCTCCAGACcatatcatttttaatatatattttttacattcCGGAGTAGGTATTGTAttgttgcatcttttttttttaaatagcagacCAGTTTGGAAGGACgtttattgtggagtccttggtgctttttgagccttgtttttttcttgcagacgtctcactgccagactaggcaacatcttcagtgcactgaagatgttgcctagtctggcaatgaaacgtctgcaagaaaacaacaaggctcagagagcaccaaggactccacagtgctACTCCCTCCACTTGGTGCTACtccttgagctacaaatattcgctttgattaggacgtttattgtttgtttataagtATCCTATCCTGCCCTTTCTCTAGAAGCTCAAGACATGTACATACATTACAACTCTTTCCTCCAATTTTTGCCATAACAGCCCTGTGAAGCAAGTTGGGCTAAGAGATAGTGACTGACCTAAAGTCACCAACTGAGCTTTCATGGTTAACGGTAGATTTAAACCTGgggctcctagtccaacaccttaagcaTTATATCACACTGACTCTTTTACTCTAGAAAAGCAGCATAAAATAtcttaaataagaattttaaaatcCTTGATGTTTTAAAATCCTGCTTGACTTTTCTATAATCATTCCCATATTCCTAACTATTCTACTGGCATTTGTACAGAAAATTCTAGCACTCTGTGATTATTGTGGATATATATTAGACTTTTCATAAGTAATGCATTCaactgcacatacatacacaagcaTACAAATAGCCTTTCACCTGGAACCATGGTGATCTTGATGACTAAACACTGGAAATGCGTGTGATTGCTAAGACTTTAATGatgacagaaaaataaaagaaaagggaatctattttaaaatctacttAAATCACAATAGCAAAGGTCTGAAGAGATCCAGGACTTCACCAGTATCTAGTATCCAAGCATGACTTTAATAATGGAAGCAGATGGGGACTGAAAGCTGAAAGGCTGAGACTGATGTGCTGTTCCTATCATGCCCTGGGCAGCCAAATTTTATGTTCAAATACACATACTTATAATAAGGGGACACATATTCTGCATATATTTATGAGAtactgtgtgagaaagagacgTATCTGAAAATAATTATGGATACTATTTTCTCAGATCATATCAAGACCCAAagaaaatccctttttaaaatctcACCTGGACCAAACTTCACACCCCACCACCAGCTCCAGGGTAGCACTGAATGGTGGAACACATGCAGAAAGGTCACTTGTTCATTCTTTTTCCTTAGGATAAAGATCACCTGGAAACAGCAGTACACTGTGAGATGTAGGTTTCAGGTTTTGGCTAATAGTGTATTTATAAGTCTATCCTTACCTGATCATATATATCAGATGTAAAGTAGGAGAAAAAAAGGACCCACGGTACAGTCCTCAAAATATGACAGTCAAATTGTTGCTAGACAATCTTTTAAATATAACTGCATTTATCAGAAAGCATATAGGCTGCCCCACCCAGAACATCCTGCTGCATAAACATAGTAAAGTGTGCAACGATTAATTACTATAATTTTATAAGAATATAAATGCTGGAAGAATAAGTAGATTTGAGTGGCCACCATCTTCTCTAAATGCTAGTGATACTGGGTCAAAAGTATCTGTGCTTTAAGTAGAGAAATAGGAGCAAACATAAGAAGTCCAGAGTCACTTACTGTATCCATCAGTTCAATGATTTTAGAGAAAATGAAGATCCATGCCACACGGACCATCTAGAGACAAGGCAAAAGTCAAACATCCTAGCCATCGCAAGAATCAAATCCCATCTTTCCCTCCACTCTTCTCTCCTTTTGGTAGTCTCCCTCCTCAACCCTCTTCTCAGAGCAGCTTCACCAAAGGCcgtattaaaaactaaaaaaaaagaaacacaacacACAAGAGGAACAGGGGGGAGACAACATAGAGTAGAGGCAGAATGGAGGGAGGACAAGACAGGGAAATAACAAGCTTACCCGAAGAGCCTTGGGATCCTGGGATGTATCAATAGGGTCACACCTCCACGTATAACCATTCAGCCAGCCTGACATtagaaactacaaaaaaaaaaggctgttagAACTCATCTTTCACAGCCTTCTTCTTCATTAAAACTACATTCCCAGTAACATCACATTCACCAGTTGCATTTCATAGCAGTTTTCTTTTCCAGGTCTCATATTATGACCAAACACTACagaattttcaaataaatatcacTACAATTTGCATAACTACTAATATTTACATGTCTTTTTACCTGAGAGATTTtacttcaaatatttttattcaagcaATGCTTTTACATATTTTGCTGCTACAATGCAAGCCTTACAGACTTACTTTGCATTACACCAGAGGAAGTTTTTAAGATACAAGTATGATGTACTATATTTACCTCACTGAATAATTCTCACCAATACAATTTTTTGAAAAACTAAACCGAGTATCAGTAATAATGTTGTATTCTCCCATCTCAAGAACAAATCCCACATGCTATTGTACTTGGGAAAAATGTGCATTCACAAGCAAATATAAAAGGATTCAGAGAAGTTACTCAACATAACAGCTGATAGAAATATAATGTGATCTTGTCTAGTATGATCATGGCCAATTGGTGTAAATTCTATTAGCTAGCTTATAAAATGAGTTTGCAAGATGCCTATTAATCATCATTTACTGTACTTCTACAATGTCATTTGTACCATTCCTGGTAGGAAAATTCAAAGTTCATGGAAGTAAGCTTTCCTCACTGCATCAAATTTTCTAATACCTActatcttaaaaaaacaaaactcttttgtttttgtttttctctcttttgaggAAGCATTTTTAATAAGTTTGAAGAACCTGAAGTTTTCTGTTGAACTGAATCTTCTAGGTAATCTTCATTGATTTGTATgccttagggcagggtttctcaaccagggttccatggaaccctagaattctgcaagaggtcactagggggtccctgggagatcacaatttatttaaaaaattacttcaaatttgggcaacttcacattatagAGGTAAGtctcgttctttatttttagttcaagaacactgttaatgcatacatacaagcctacccatgaaacaaatataataattttgtaacttctggcctatatttgagcctgaatgtgcaggggttccccaaggcctgaaaaatatttcaagggttcctccagggtcaaaaggttgagaaaggctgccttagggTAACTTTTAGACGTTCCAGAAAAGTAGTGAGGGCAAGTACAAACATTTCTATCTCTCCATGCTTACAGGCCCTAGATGTGAAAAAAGTTGCATCTGTCTCTTTCATGGAGAAGTTGTCTCTATGTAAGAAAGAATAAATATCTTTCCAACTTGCTACTGAAGCAGGTAACCTGAACATGCAATAGCAGTGAGCTAGTGTTTTAGTCAGAAATTGTGGTATCTCTTCTTATATATTACAGACAGTTTAAATGTGTGCTATATATTTCAAACCAAAGACAGAGGGCTGTATTTTAGCAATACTTCTAGAATGATAGAAGTTTCATAGCTCATACTGTTTTAGATATGCAAAAGTAGAAAGAGACCTTGAAACTGATGTTGGGGAATTCTATAAGCGATAATGGTATATCTAAGAGCTGCAGATAAAATTTAATACAGGAAGAAGGGGCTTACCTCATGAAGAATGTACAGTGATAGTGCCACCAAAAAAGAATTATAAAGAATCATGAACTTCTTAAGGTTCAGAGGTTTCCTGTTGGCCATGAGCCGTGGCCCCAGTGATAATACAAAATAGATGTAGCTCAGCATGATACCCGTCATGAGCCAAGGAGTATCCATAAGTGGGTATGAAGCAACCCGGgggtctgcagaaaaaaaaatatttagaaacatATATGGATCCCAGAACATATCAAATATTTTGTTATCAATAGCCAATGCACCTGGAGTAGATGCTTTTTaggtacagtggtgcttaaaagtttgtgaactctttCAGCTTCTGGTGGGCAATGGCAGACTGCATGGCTGTGCCTGTGCGCttagcgggcagagctgacaacgcggcaatttttttcaggctcaagcaggttctcctgaagcccaaaaatgttctctggataaaggagaagacctggaatcatcccatcagtcctctggacagctgcttgcagccagaagatcgcaaacagagtTTGTGTTCAACCTGTAAGAGCTAGCGAGGAGGCGGGgacatcatcactttccaagccatgctatagccttaaagggacactaagactggccaccctatttctaaataaccaatttgtatttttttttaaagtatatgtaccccaagagaggctttctactgcaaggagaagctggttctcttggtgcttatcgttatttttgggattactttaaaaaaaaattttttttaagttttggacttcattttccttccaaatataaaggaggatttagcgtaaacaattgtcttcctgttattatttctgtattaaatttgaagatattagcattttcctacacgttgaattggctgatttcaaccttcagctttctgatttcactttcccttgggaactgtctgcctatctcacttccACTTTGTGTAaatgtgtgagacatggaggatttcaaacagattctttctgacttccaccaagattttaaacagatttcttctgactgatcaagcttttatgcaagatattcaagacattgtagaaaatatgagatctaaaatgtgccatcaggttggggatgtggtggatgaaattgaggaatttaacagtgatagaaatgtttcttttcagagtgacattgggatttttattgagatgctggatgaagattggatagtggagtt encodes:
- the ELOVL1 gene encoding very long chain fatty acid elongase 1; protein product: MMDVLVNRYRDFMKGADPRVASYPLMDTPWLMTGIMLSYIYFVLSLGPRLMANRKPLNLKKFMILYNSFLVALSLYILHEFLMSGWLNGYTWRCDPIDTSQDPKALRMVRVAWIFIFSKIIELMDTVIFILRKKNEQVTFLHVFHHSVLPWSWWWGVKFGPGGMGSFHAMVNCMVHVVMYFYYALSAAGPAFQKYLWWKKHITAIQLLQFVFVSIHISQYYFMPTCNYQFPIFIHLIWIYGVIFFILFSNFWYQSYTKGKRLPKAMTQPQQNGFHENGAIANGKVKAN